One genomic window of Solanum dulcamara chromosome 12, daSolDulc1.2, whole genome shotgun sequence includes the following:
- the LOC129875710 gene encoding uncharacterized protein LOC129875710: MERLKSVKSIHQIPIIAILKPFSDSIQIQYFRNQLNMDHAISNPNGKIWLFWTKDVDCRILENEEQLITCEFNHVMKPNQFIVTFVYAKCKDHLRRPLWDSMLQQSATSLPWCTLGDFNVITDPQEKLGGVTYNMKKSLEFISIIEACGLQDLGFCGQRYTWSNLRGIMFRIWKRLDRGMVNDKWLEMMPQTTITHLPSVGSDHCPLLLEMTDQNHQHTKYFKFLNCWTEQPSFLDTVSNCWNRTIEGNPMWCFHQKMKRLAATLSTWSRLQFGDIYAKVKEYEDKTRHAEEELISSNSEENRTKLRAINAEYIKYLKLEESMLKQKTQLHWFKEGDVNSKYFHALIKGRRRKLYIHKIQNEDDNWVQGEENIAKAACDHFQAIFTGEETQIQEHTLQCIPRMVTDEHNRNLKAIPTMEELRTVVFLMNPNLAAGPDGMNGKHGFFHSTRGLKQGDPLSPALFIIGVEVLSRLMNNLHQHPQYHGFLMAKKGPQINHLSFADDVIIFSSGRSHTLKLIMETLHTYEHASGQLINRDKSNFMVPSNAFNSTVRRIKKVTGFKQKNSPITYLGCPLYIGRQRIIYYSELIAKVVARIAGWQAKLISYGGRVTLIKHVIQALPIHLLSASSPPATTIKQI; this comes from the exons atggaaagacttaaatctgttaagaGTATCCATCAAATTCCCATTATTGCCATCCTAAAGCCTTTTTCTGATAGCATTCAGATTCAGTACTtcagaaatcaactcaacatggaCCATGCTATTAGtaatccaaatggtaagatttggcttTTTTGGACCAAGGATGTAGACTGCAGGATATTGGAAAATGAGGAGCAGTTGATTACTTGTGAATTTAATCATGTAATGAAACCAAATCAGTTCATagttacctttgtatatgcaaaatgcaaagatcatctcagaagacctcTGTGGGATAGCATGCTACAACAGTCAGCCACCTCCCTTCCATGGTGCACATTaggtgatttcaatgttatcACAGACCCTCAAGAAAAGTTGGGAGGTGTCActtacaatatgaaaaagagcctTGAGTTCATCAGCATCATAGAAGCCTGTGGACTACAAGATCTTGGGTTTTGTGGTCAGAGATACACTTGGTCTAATCTAAGGGGTATAATGTTCAGAATCTGGAAGAGACTTGACAGAGGAATGGTCAATGATAAGTGGCTAGAGATGATGCCTCAGACTACCATTACTCATCTACCCTCTGTGGGTTCAGATCACTGCCCCTTACTGCTGGAGATGACTGATCAAAACCACCAACAcaccaaatatttcaaattccttaACTGCTGGACAGAACAACCATCTTTCTTGGATACTGTTAGTAATTGTTGGAACAGGACCAtagagggtaatccaatgtggtgtttccatcagaaaatgaagaggtTGGCAGCCACTCTTAGTACTTGGTCCAGATTACAATTTGGTGATATATATGccaaagttaaagaatatgaagacaAGACTAGACATGCAGAGGAAGAGCTAATCTCTAGTAATTCTGAAGAGAACAGAACAAAGCTCCGTGCCATCAATGCAGAGTATATAAAATACCTGAAACTGGAGGAATCCATGCTAAAGCAAAAAACTCAgttgcattggttcaaagagGGTGATGTGAATTCCAAGTATTTTCATGCCTTGATAAAAGGAAGGAGGAGGAAATTATACATCCACAAGATCCAGAATGAGGATGATAATTGGGTACAAGGTGAAGAAAACATAGCCAAAGCTGCATGTGATCACTTCCAAGCCATTTTCACTGGTGAGGAAACACAAATTCAGGAGCATACCCTCCAATGTATTCCCAGGATGGTCACTGATGAGCATAACAGAAACCTGAAAGCTATCCCTACAATGGAGGAGTTGAGAACTGTAGTGTTTTTAATGAATCCCAATTTAGCTGCTGGacctgatggaatgaatggcaa gcatggattctttcattccaCAAGAGGCCTTAAGCAAGGGGATCCATTATCACCAGCTTTGTTTATCATAGGTGTTGAAGTCCTATCCAGGCTCATGaacaatcttcatcaacacCCCCAATATCATGGTTTCCTGATGGCTAAAAAGGGCCCTCAAATTAATCATCTCAGTTTTGCAGATGACGTCATCATATTCTCATCTGGAAGATCTCATACCTTGAAGCTTATCATGGAGACACTACATACCTATGAGCATGCTTCAGGCCAATTGATCAACAGAGACAAGAGTAACTTCATGGTACCCTCAAATGCCTTCAACTCTACTGTTAGAAGAATCAAGAAAGTTACAGGCTTCAAGCAAAAGAATAGCCCTATCACATATCTGGGGTGTCCTCTCTACATTGGTAGACAGAGGATTATCTATTATTCTGAGCTTATAGCTAAAGTTGTGGCTAGGATAGCTGGATGGCAGGCAAAATTAATTAGTTATGGAGGAAGAGTTACTTTGATTAAGCATGTCATCCAAGCACTTCCTATTCACTTGTTATCTGCTAGTTCCCCTCCTGCAACCACTATCAAGCAAATTTAA